From the genome of Syntrophorhabdaceae bacterium:
GGTAAGCTTCGCGAAAAGGGGTATCTCAGTCACGGCTTTTACCTTTTTCACGATATCAAATACCATATCGGGTTCTTTCCCGAAACTTATCCCGCCCGCCTTGATATTGGGACAGGAAAGGTTCATCTCAAGGGCAACGATAAACCTGTCGGGTTTTATCTTTTCAGCGCAGGCGATATACTCATCTTCGGTAAAACCGAAAAAGTTCACGATGATGGGGGTCTTCTTCCTTTTGAAAAAGGGGAAGTATGCGTCGAAAAACCGGTCGACGCCTACATTCTGGAGACCAATGCTGTTGATCATGCCATGGCGCTCTTCCCATACCCGTGGTGTCGGGTTCCCGTGATGGGGTTTTATCGACAGCCCCTTCGTGACGTAGGCGCCCAGTGTCTCAACGCCCCAGAGCGGTTCTATCTCAATGCCGTACCCGAGGGTCCCCGAGGCATTGAACACGGGATTGCGCAGATTCTTCCCGAACAGTTTTATAGAGATATTTCCCATAGATCGAATACCGGTCCTTCTTTGCAAACCCTTTTATAGGGTTCCTGCGCGTCCATTGTCTTCTTCACACATCCGAAACACAGGCCCATGCCGCACGCCATCCTTTCCTCCAGCAGCACCTGGCAGGGTATCCTGTGCGGCTCGATCAGTCCTCTAAGGCTCTTCACCATGTTGTCAGGGCCGCAGGTAAAGATCTCCACATTTTTACCTTTCAATCCATTCAAATGTATTTTTAATAACTGGATTACGTTTCCCTTGAAGCCGTATGAACCGTCAAGGGTAGCGACAAAAGGATGAAAAGGCACCGCATCCTTGAGGAGGGCAACCTCGTCGCTCGTGGAACAGCCGAAAAATATCGACGCTTTACCCTGTAACTTTTTGACGAGTGCATATACCCCCGCAAAACCGATACCCCCGGCAACGACGATAGGGATGTTCCTTCTGCTCACGGTAAACCACCTGCCAAGCGGACCCAGCGTTAAAATTGGTGTATCTTCCGGCGCCTTGCTTAGCTGTTCCGTTCCCTTCCCGACCACTTTGTACATGATGGTAAGAACGCCCTTCTGATAATCGTAAATACTAAAGGGCCTCCTGAGGAATACCCCTCCGTCGGGGACCTTCATCATGACAAACTGTCCCGGCCTCACCACACCCATGGGCCTGGACAATCGTATCCTGA
Proteins encoded in this window:
- a CDS encoding dihydroorotate dehydrogenase electron transfer subunit; protein product: MDDIEGKILSNRSIAPGHCLLRIRLSRPMGVVRPGQFVMMKVPDGGVFLRRPFSIYDYQKGVLTIMYKVVGKGTEQLSKAPEDTPILTLGPLGRWFTVSRRNIPIVVAGGIGFAGVYALVKKLQGKASIFFGCSTSDEVALLKDAVPFHPFVATLDGSYGFKGNVIQLLKIHLNGLKGKNVEIFTCGPDNMVKSLRGLIEPHRIPCQVLLEERMACGMGLCFGCVKKTMDAQEPYKRVCKEGPVFDLWEISL
- a CDS encoding dihydroorotate dehydrogenase, translating into MGNISIKLFGKNLRNPVFNASGTLGYGIEIEPLWGVETLGAYVTKGLSIKPHHGNPTPRVWEERHGMINSIGLQNVGVDRFFDAYFPFFKRKKTPIIVNFFGFTEDEYIACAEKIKPDRFIVALEMNLSCPNIKAGGISFGKEPDMVFDIVKKVKAVTEIPLFAKLTPEVKNIVDIARAACEAGADGLTLINTMPAAGFDVKKKNIPLKGGLSGPVLKPIALRAVHECSKAVPVPIIGVGGIMDAMDAISFFMAGARAIQIGTATFVDPYAIPKIIKGVADYLDANGHKKIDDIAGIANNV